The genomic DNA GGTCCTCGATCGCGGTGTAGCCCCAATCGGCGCCGATGCTGCCGAACCAGTCGCCTTCGATGAGGACGTTCGAGCTCATGATCGAGATTCCGAAGAAGGCGTGGAATGCCATGGTGATGAGCAGCATGAGCAGCCGCATCGGATAGGCCGGTCGTTTGACCCCGGGGTCGATGCCGATGAGCACCTGTCCGAACAGATATCCGGCGCCGAGGAAGTGCATGATCATCAGCTCGTGGCCGATGTGCGTCTCGAGCGCGTACTGCATGATGCCTGAGTAGTAGAAGATGATGAGCGAACCGGCGAAGTTCACGCTGGCGACGATCGGGTTCGCGAAGAACCGCAGATAGGGGGTGTGGACGAGCCACAGCACCCATTCGCGGATGCCCCTCGACCCGTCCGTGCGCGCCGCGGTTCCGCGCATGAGCATCGTGATCGGTGCGCCGAGGACCATCGGCAGGGGCGCGACCATGACTAGGAGCATGTGCTGGATCATGTGTCCGGAGAACTGCACCTCCCCGTACACTCGCACCCCGCCCGAGGTAACGTAGACGAGCAGGACCATGCCGACCAGCCAGCTGATCAGGCGCAGCACCGGCCAGGAATCGCCTCGGCGGCGGAGTTGGACGAAGGCGTAGATGTAGGCGATGGAGGCACCGGCGGCGACCGCGATCCACAGGGGATCGATCGACCATTCGGTGAAGTATCGGGCGAAGTTGGGCGCCGGGGGCAGCGGGTCGCCGGTGAGGGTCTCGGCGGGAGTGGGATCTCCGACCGGTTCCTGTGACACCGGCGGCTGGGCGCGAGCCAGAGCGACGGCCAACCCCATGGTCGCACCGAAGATGACGAATTCGACGAGGATGAGCCGCCAGAATTCCCGGGCCGCCGAGGCGGCTTCTCCCAGACGTCGGATGACGAACTGCCGATGCCAGAAGCCGATGAGGCCGAGCAGAACGGTCGCGAAGGCCTTGGCGATGATGACCTGTCCGTAGGAGGTCATCCAGTCGTCGAGGCTGTGCACGCGCAGCAGCGAGTTGACGACGCCGGAGAAGGCGACGAGCCCGAAGGAGACGAGGGCGAAGTTCGAGTAGCGTTCGACCACCGTCCGCAGGTGGGACGAACGGGCAAGCCGGGTGCCGAGCAGGGCGATGACGAAGAGGCCGCCGAGCCAGATGGTCACGCCGAGGAGGTGGAGGCCGAGGCTGTTGACGGCCTGAGTGTGCCCCGAGGCTTCGGCGGAGTGACCCATCAGCGCCAGCGGGATCATCACGCCGACGCCGAGTACACCGGCCGCGGCGATGCCGAGGAAGGACCACGTCCCGAAGCACAGGGTCGAAGCCACGGCGATGAGCACGACGATGAGCACCCACAGCTGTCCGTAGGCGATCTGAGTGAGGAACACGCCCAGCTGGTTGGAGAAGTCGAGATAGGCCTGGGCGCCGACGGTGTCGACGAAGGAGAAGACGAGCACGGCCACCGCGGAGATCGTCCACACGACCGAGGACACCTCGGCGATCTTCAGAGACTTCTCCCACAGCGGCTCAAGGGGCGGTTCCGATGCCCCGTCCGTGGACTTGCGCCGACCGCCGCGACTCTGGGTACGGGGCAGGATGAGGAGTGCGAACATCAGGGCGCCGAGAGTCAGCGACATCGCGAGGTTGAAGATGAACTTCGCGGCCGGCAGGCCGAACTTCACGAACGGGCCGGGATCCGCAAGCTTCGTCGTCTCGGCAGCGCCAGTGAAGAACAAAGCGGTGGCCCCGGCGGCAATTCCAGTAAGAACTAGGACTGGAATCACCAGGTAGGCGACTCGTGAGGGGAGGGCCACGAGCGTCCGGGAGCCTTGTTTTGTGGCCGCCGGCGGCGCTATTTCGTTCATGGAATCAGCCTATCTCCCGGCTGCATCTCGCGCGCATCATCAAGCCTCTTGGGGGGCGGAGTGTGAGCGTACGCGGTCTGCCTCTATTACTCACCCCTACAGGGCGCGCGTCTCTCAAGCGCCGTTCTGACATCAAATGCGGCTGGTACCATCAATCAGATCGTGAATGAAAGAAGGTGTTGTGATGAAACTCCGTGGTGCCCTTATCGCATTCGCGCCCCTAGCGATCGCCGGCCTTGCCGCCGCAGTGTTCTTGGCCGTCTACGCATACCTGTACGTATTTGGCACCATTTTCGAGCTCAACGTATCAACGCTAGACGGACCCGGTCCTCGTTGGCCGTTCCCAACCATGTACCTCTCGGGTCTGACGTTCGCCATAGCGGCACCTGCCGGGATTGCATGGGCACTGATTTACACGCTTGGGATCAAGAAGATCGGTATGTCACGGAAGTCGGCGGCTCCCTCCACACTTCACACTGCATAGAACAGCTCTAGAGCCCAATTATTGGGTGGCGGTGGTCACACGCCTGAAGAGCGTGGTCGCTGCTACTTTATTATGTCCACTTACTACCGGTCGGCGGGGGAGTAGGCCCCTGCTCCTTTGAGTGCGTTGTAGAGAGTCTGCCGAGAGATCTCGTAACGACGGGCGACTTCGGCCACCGAGATCCCCGTGTCGATCATCGCTCGGCAGGCTTGCACATCCTCGTCCGTGAGCTTGCGCTGATAGACGCCCTGAGCCTTCGCCAGCTCGATCCCTTCCCGCTGGCGTTCGAGGATTCGTGCGCGCTCGAACTGGGCCATGCCCGACAGGAACGTGAGGAAGAGTTCCTGCATGGGGGAGCTGCCGTCCTTGGAGACGGTGATGTTCTCCGAGACGAAGGTGACCGTGCAGCCCTTCCCGGTCAGTGTGTCGACGAGTGAGTAGAGATCGCGGGTGTCTCGGCCGAGGCGATCCAGCGAGGCCACGCGGATATGGTCGCCCTCGCGTGCGTAGTCGATGAGTTTGTTCAGGCCGGCGCGATTGGCGCGGGATTTCCCGCTGAGCTTGTCCTCGAACGTCTTATCGCACCAACCGATGGTCTCGTACTGCCGGCCGGGGTTCTGGTCGGCGCTGCTGACTCGAACGTAGCCGAGGGTCTGTCCGAACAGGGCGTCTGAGGGGTTCTCGGAGTCGGTAGGCATATGTGTCCAATCACTGGAATCGCAACCCGTTTGACAGCATTCTTCCGGCCGAGATCTCGAATGTCAATGGGGTATACCCGATTGACATGATCGCACTCACTCGGCCTGCTGGGCCGAAGTTCGCTCGAAATTTGATGCTTTTGCGCGAGGCCCCCGCGGCTCGCACATTGTATGACCGGACCTGCGGCTGGTAACGGTTTGATTGCTTTCACACGAGCGACCCCGGAAGCCAACTCAGGGATTGTTAGGTTTAAGGACGGCTTATCCCCATGAAAGATCGTCCCCACCCTTTTTCACAGACTGCGAGACCATGCGAGAAAACTCCCGGATGGCCCCGGCCCCCGTTTATCCCCGCCGGTGGGTCCAGTGTGCCCTGGTGGCAGCCGTCGTCATCGTTTTCGCCATGGCCGCCACTGTGATCGTTTTCACGGCAGTAGAAACTGTTTCGAAGTTTCGGGTCGCAATCATCGATGGAGGAATTGACCCCACCTACCCAGCATTGAATAAGGCGAAGATCGAGGTTCGTTCGGTGCCGGGCGCCCGTCGAGAGTGAGCGAACACGGGTCAGCCATGGCCG from Brevibacterium sp. JSBI002 includes the following:
- a CDS encoding bifunctional copper resistance protein CopD/cytochrome c oxidase assembly protein, whose amino-acid sequence is MFFTGAAETTKLADPGPFVKFGLPAAKFIFNLAMSLTLGALMFALLILPRTQSRGGRRKSTDGASEPPLEPLWEKSLKIAEVSSVVWTISAVAVLVFSFVDTVGAQAYLDFSNQLGVFLTQIAYGQLWVLIVVLIAVASTLCFGTWSFLGIAAAGVLGVGVMIPLALMGHSAEASGHTQAVNSLGLHLLGVTIWLGGLFVIALLGTRLARSSHLRTVVERYSNFALVSFGLVAFSGVVNSLLRVHSLDDWMTSYGQVIIAKAFATVLLGLIGFWHRQFVIRRLGEAASAAREFWRLILVEFVIFGATMGLAVALARAQPPVSQEPVGDPTPAETLTGDPLPPAPNFARYFTEWSIDPLWIAVAAGASIAYIYAFVQLRRRGDSWPVLRLISWLVGMVLLVYVTSGGVRVYGEVQFSGHMIQHMLLVMVAPLPMVLGAPITMLMRGTAARTDGSRGIREWVLWLVHTPYLRFFANPIVASVNFAGSLIIFYYSGIMQYALETHIGHELMIMHFLGAGYLFGQVLIGIDPGVKRPAYPMRLLMLLITMAFHAFFGISIMSSNVLIEGDWFGSIGADWGYTAIEDQQLGGGVAWGIGEIPTLFIAIMVAVQWSKSSDREAKRIDRREARSDDAELRAYNDMLASMADRDAQTHRQGR
- a CDS encoding recombinase family protein, which codes for MPTDSENPSDALFGQTLGYVRVSSADQNPGRQYETIGWCDKTFEDKLSGKSRANRAGLNKLIDYAREGDHIRVASLDRLGRDTRDLYSLVDTLTGKGCTVTFVSENITVSKDGSSPMQELFLTFLSGMAQFERARILERQREGIELAKAQGVYQRKLTDEDVQACRAMIDTGISVAEVARRYEISRQTLYNALKGAGAYSPADR